One Littorina saxatilis isolate snail1 linkage group LG1, US_GU_Lsax_2.0, whole genome shotgun sequence genomic window carries:
- the LOC138953921 gene encoding uncharacterized protein, whose product MEKTVGVEPLESRQRTKLLAHAEKMKRLPDHPLHDKLKSLTKNRLKRKSLNHLVKEEQRMQADILTANIELCERLDPTNWPPKTLKAEVRTTIPGITVKEDQSDAVLKALTMEEIDKRYPAARWTHIFTDGSAEDATRNGGCGVFIKKPGLPPVSVSASGGRLCSNYKAEVLALHKATETVLQWETRPKKAVFLSDSLSALQALCSGNPDSTMEHLMQNINTLAQTTAVVLQWIPAHTGIVGNEVADRLAKEGSKTEQQPSNLTYSEARTLIRNRQKSTFKKKNNGYNPHEDALHQLTRHEQTIVFRLRTGHCGLNSHLKRIGIRQSALCHCGKADQTPDHFLQTCQLHCSERKHVWPTGTSLHTKLWGSTHDLEMTAHFVNITGQRI is encoded by the coding sequence ATGGAAAAGACAGTTGGAGTTGAACCCCTTGAGAGCCGACAGCGAACCAAGCTTCTTGCACATGCCGAAAAGATGAAGAGACTACCAGACCACCCCCTGCATGACAAACTAAAAAGCCTGACAAAGAACAGGCTAAAACGGAAAAGCTTGAACCATCTTGTCAAGGAAGAGCAACGCATGCAGGCTGACATCTTGACGGCAAACATCGAACTGTGCGAGAGACTTGATCCAACCAACTGGCCCCCAAAAACCCTTAAAGCTGAAGTCAGAACCACCATCCCTGGCATTACTGTGAAGGAAGACCAGAGTGACGCTGTGCTGAAAGCTCTAACAATGGAGGAGATCGACAAGCGCTACCCTGCAGCTAGATGGACACACATCTTTACCGACGGATCAGCTGAAGACGCCACAAGAAACGGAGGATGTGGCGTATTCATCAAGAAACCAGGCCTGCCCCCAGTCTCGGTGTCAGCATCCGGAGGAAGATTGTGCTCCAACTACAAGGCTGAAGTTCTGGCACTCCACAAAGCCACAGAGACAGTCCTGCAGTGGGAAACCCGTCCCAAGAAAGCTGTCTTTCTTTCAGACTCTTTGTCAGCACTCCAGGCCTTGTGTTCGGGCAATCCAGACTCGACCATGGAACACCTGATGCAGAACATCAACACACTGGCCCAAACCACAGCGGTTGTCCTGCAGTGGATCCCTGCACACACGGGGATTGTGGGCAACGAAGTGGCGGATCGGCTGGCAAAGGAGGGCAGCAAAACTGAGCAGCAACCCTCTAATCTCACGTACAGTGAAGCCAGGACCCTAATCCGAAACAGGCAAAAATCCaccttcaaaaagaaaaacaatggatATAATCCACACGAAGATGCCCTCCATCAGCTCACTCGTCACGAGCAGACCATTGTCTTCCGCCTCCGGACAGGCCACTGTGGACTAAACAGCCACCTAAAAAGGATCGGCATCAGACAGTCGGCCCTGTGCCATTGTGGAAAGGCGGACCAGACACCGGACCActtcctgcagacctgccaacTCCACTGCAGTGAGAGGAAACATGTCTGGCCCACAGGGACATCGCTGCACACCAAGCTATGGGGCAGCACTCATGACCTGGAAATGACAGCCCAtttcgtcaacatcacgggccaaagaatctag